The proteins below come from a single uncultured Carboxylicivirga sp. genomic window:
- a CDS encoding TolC family protein, which yields MYRILTLILTVLFIVNCKAQDEPKEKSYEVKLTLDEAINLAKMQSLNSFRYKNMYLASYWDFRSYKASQLPGLNLNTTPINYSRAVTQLIDTETGENKFVSNEYLNSQVGLSIDQNVTLTGGRLSLTSDVQRLEDIRSENVSYTSIPISIRLTQPLNGYNEFKWQSKLKPLEFEQAKKTFLTNMEVLSQRAVSVFFNTVSAEIDLKIAETNLANADTLFNIGKGRFNIGTVTQDELLDLELSYLNAKMAKTQAQVGLKQAQNLLNSFLGFDKDVTIQPIIPNKIPDLKVEADKVLSFAKENNPEILDMEATIIRSKQNVAEQKASSGLNASLRANFGINKQTDEFNDVYNTPFGDDRGLGVSLNAPIIDWGTRRGRIQMAKAELKRSEAEVSQSLIDFEQEVVMQAIQFNLQEEQVEISAKADTIAQLGFNVTKQRFMIDKVDVIRLNAARSSYDQAKRSYISSLSSYWQMYFRIRELTLFDFEKQQTLIKELDYLLEK from the coding sequence ATGTACCGTATATTAACCCTGATTTTAACCGTTTTATTTATTGTAAATTGTAAAGCTCAAGACGAACCCAAAGAAAAGAGTTATGAGGTGAAATTGACTCTGGATGAAGCTATCAACCTGGCAAAAATGCAATCGTTGAATAGTTTTCGTTATAAAAACATGTATCTGGCCAGTTATTGGGATTTTCGTAGTTATAAAGCGTCGCAATTACCTGGTTTGAATTTAAATACTACACCTATAAATTATAGTAGGGCGGTAACGCAATTGATCGATACAGAAACGGGTGAAAACAAGTTTGTTTCTAATGAATATCTAAATTCTCAAGTAGGATTATCGATCGATCAGAATGTGACACTTACAGGTGGTAGGTTAAGTTTAACTTCTGATGTGCAACGTTTGGAAGATATTCGCTCCGAAAATGTGAGTTATACATCTATTCCTATTAGTATCCGATTAACACAACCGTTAAATGGATATAACGAGTTTAAATGGCAATCGAAGTTAAAACCACTAGAATTTGAGCAGGCTAAAAAGACATTTCTTACTAATATGGAAGTATTATCTCAACGTGCTGTAAGTGTCTTTTTTAATACTGTAAGTGCCGAAATTGATTTAAAAATTGCAGAAACTAATCTGGCTAATGCCGATACTTTATTTAATATTGGTAAAGGGCGTTTTAATATTGGTACAGTTACGCAAGACGAATTACTCGATCTTGAGTTGAGCTACCTTAATGCTAAAATGGCAAAAACACAAGCTCAGGTAGGTTTAAAACAAGCTCAGAACTTATTGAATTCTTTTTTAGGTTTTGATAAAGATGTGACGATTCAACCAATAATTCCCAATAAAATTCCGGACTTAAAAGTAGAAGCTGACAAAGTATTAAGCTTTGCCAAGGAGAATAATCCTGAAATTTTGGATATGGAGGCGACGATAATACGATCCAAGCAGAATGTTGCTGAACAAAAAGCTTCCAGTGGATTAAATGCCAGTTTACGTGCAAACTTTGGTATCAATAAACAAACCGATGAATTTAATGACGTTTATAATACGCCGTTTGGTGACGATCGTGGACTCGGGGTGTCTTTAAATGCTCCAATTATTGACTGGGGTACTCGTAGAGGTAGAATACAAATGGCAAAGGCAGAACTTAAAAGAAGTGAAGCAGAGGTAAGTCAGTCTCTGATCGATTTTGAACAAGAAGTTGTAATGCAGGCTATTCAATTTAATTTGCAGGAAGAACAAGTAGAAATATCAGCCAAGGCAGATACTATTGCTCAGCTAGGTTTTAATGTAACCAAACAACGCTTTATGATTGATAAGGTGGATGTAATTAGGTTGAATGCAGCTCGTTCGTCATATGATCAGGCTAAACGATCATATATTAGTTCGTTATCCAGCTACTGGCAAATGTATTTCCGAATTAGAGAGCTCACTTTATTCGATTTCGAAAAGCAACAAACGCTGATTAAAGAATTAGATTACCTTCTAGAAAAATAA
- a CDS encoding HlyD family efflux transporter periplasmic adaptor subunit, with protein MNKKKIGIGLGVILVIILLIWQPWKKSDETHRIVEVQKGLFETTVSAMGELKAQQALDINIPEVSFERELRIWELKIMSLVEEGKIVKKGDEVATLEPTEVQEKLTETNDRLSELYTLVEDAKIDSSITLMAARETIQKQRDNLLDAELKVQQSSYESKAVQRQSQIELEKAQRSLSKAKRDLITQTQNHKRKIARHQERVDRFEHRKKLYEQLLGEMSIKSPADGMIIYGYGYDGQKVKVGSYVGRWMPLIATLPDLNTIISEIEVKEIDIAKVAMGQKVKIKIDAFPKKVFSGEIISIANVGQEIPGEFQNGFKVIVKIIDYKDALLPGMTSTNTIVTNSIDNALFVEKAAVLGNDSLRYVIKKDGLSVVRQEVKVGYENEMFYSIEKGLSEGDKVYINYAENAKDKELVRLH; from the coding sequence ATGAATAAAAAAAAGATAGGCATTGGTTTGGGGGTAATATTAGTCATCATTCTTTTAATATGGCAGCCCTGGAAGAAATCGGACGAAACGCACCGGATTGTTGAAGTTCAAAAAGGTCTTTTCGAAACAACAGTATCGGCTATGGGCGAATTGAAGGCACAACAAGCATTAGATATAAACATTCCTGAGGTAAGTTTTGAACGCGAACTTCGCATTTGGGAGTTGAAAATAATGAGTCTGGTTGAGGAAGGTAAGATTGTAAAAAAAGGAGATGAGGTGGCTACCTTGGAACCAACCGAGGTGCAAGAAAAATTGACCGAAACCAATGATCGCTTAAGCGAGTTGTATACTTTGGTTGAAGACGCTAAAATTGATTCGAGTATCACACTGATGGCGGCTCGTGAGACGATTCAAAAGCAGCGAGATAATTTATTGGATGCAGAGCTGAAAGTACAGCAATCGTCCTATGAATCAAAAGCGGTTCAGCGACAAAGCCAAATTGAGCTTGAAAAAGCACAAAGATCACTGTCAAAAGCAAAACGCGATTTAATTACGCAAACTCAAAATCATAAACGAAAGATAGCTCGTCATCAGGAACGCGTTGATCGTTTCGAGCATCGTAAAAAGTTATACGAGCAATTATTAGGTGAAATGAGTATTAAATCGCCTGCCGATGGAATGATTATATATGGTTATGGTTACGATGGGCAAAAAGTTAAAGTTGGTTCATACGTTGGACGATGGATGCCGTTAATTGCTACTCTGCCAGATTTAAATACAATCATTTCAGAGATAGAAGTAAAAGAAATCGATATTGCTAAAGTTGCTATGGGACAGAAGGTGAAAATTAAAATTGATGCCTTCCCTAAAAAAGTTTTCAGTGGTGAAATAATTAGCATAGCTAATGTGGGTCAGGAAATACCCGGCGAATTTCAGAACGGATTTAAAGTGATTGTTAAAATCATTGACTATAAAGATGCGCTGCTTCCGGGTATGACATCGACCAATACTATAGTAACCAACAGTATTGATAATGCCTTGTTTGTTGAGAAGGCAGCGGTGCTTGGAAATGATAGCTTACGTTACGTTATCAAAAAAGATGGTTTGTCGGTTGTTAGGCAGGAAGTAAAAGTTGGCTACGAAAACGAAATGTTTTATAGTATTGAGAAAGGACTTTCCGAAGGTGATAAAGTTTATATCAATTACGCAGAAAATGCCAAAGACAAAGAATTAGTAAGACTTCATTAG